The stretch of DNA tattttaatttgattagaATTCTAGagcgttgttttttttttttttctttatcttgtCATCACAGTAATTGATAGTGGGATATTTGCAACTACTAATTTACAAGACTTAAAGTTATGATTAAAATGATAACAGTAGCACAGTGAGTGtgcagatatttttttttttttttattttttcacgtcAATACTATAATCAACAATTTGTCGTACTGAAAAGTCTTGTCTTTGCACgcgatttatatttatttttttgtaaattctttGTTATAAAAAAGGAGACTTCAGTAAACGGAGTGACTTGTTAATGTTTCTTCGGCTCGGATACagtagttaataaaaaatatatttaatatttaacagtTAAAGTTTAAAATCTACAAATTGACGAatcaaatattcatttttaataaataaaattgtggtttgttatttaaaaaatataaaaaaataaaaataaataataaaagtaatttattggaaatttatttatttattttatactgtgCAGTTGcattaaattttcacattTAATTGTCAGattaaattgtgaaaaaaatggCATTGGAAATACCGTCATGGTTGAACAATCAATTTATCGagcgaattttaaaaaagtcagAAAATGATGATTCAATTCGGGTAGTAAATATCGTCACAAAACCAGCGACAAATAAAGGTGACAATTATACGAGTCAAATGTATCGTACAACTGCAAATTTTATGCGTCATCAAGGCTCAAAACAaataactgataaaaaatcacTGATTATTAAAACGACATTGCCAGATGGTCCGAATAATAATTTGGTgagtttttaaatgattttttattcaaataaaaatccaaattttatattttaaattattaaaatattaaatttgatattgagtcatcgaaataatataaatttgaaaactaaaaaaacattttattaattatttttcaaatgaaggTTCAAGAAGCTGGACtttttgatattgaaataaaaatgatgacaaATACACTAAGAGACATGGAGAGTTtattgaaagataaaaaacttgCTGGTAAATGTTACTACACACAAGATGCAAACCCAGTGATGTTGGTCATTGAAGACTTGGCACCATTGGGTTTTAGAATGGCTGATCGTCAAGCTGGCTTGGATCTTGAACATTGCATGCTTGCCATAAGTGGTATTGCCAAATTTCATGCTGGTTCTGTTGCAGCATGTGAAAAGGTTGGACTTGAAAAAagctatatatacataaatacaattaacttttaaataaaattataatttaggaACCAAAATATAAAGAACAATATCACAAAGGAATATTCAACAGTTCCCATCcaaaagaaatgaaaagaTTTTTCATCGGTGGAATGAAAGGACTGGCAAGTGTAATGAAAAATTGGACAGATGTTGATCAACAATATGCTGATAAAATGATGAGTGTAGCAGAAGTGTCATATGATCGAGCATCTGATTCAACAAttcttgatgataatgaatttcATGTTATTAATCACGGTGATTATTGGGTCAACAACATGTTATTTCGTTACGACAACGAAGGCAAAGTTATCGATCACATTTTAGTAAGTATACTCAAAATTTaacacaatataattttaatcgagataagataaataaatctcTCAGCAACATGATGCTCATTGTATTCGTGTtgtaacaatatattattagtttttcaaTAGCGCAtgttagttttatttttttcaatttttattttcattgtaaattcAGTCTCAGAGAAACGAATGAACCAACAACTCATCCTTACTTTT from Aphidius gifuensis isolate YNYX2018 linkage group LG4, ASM1490517v1, whole genome shotgun sequence encodes:
- the LOC122855651 gene encoding uncharacterized protein LOC122855651: MALEIPSWLNNQFIERILKKSENDDSIRVVNIVTKPATNKGDNYTSQMYRTTANFMRHQGSKQITDKKSLIIKTTLPDGPNNNLVQEAGLFDIEIKMMTNTLRDMESLLKDKKLAGKCYYTQDANPVMLVIEDLAPLGFRMADRQAGLDLEHCMLAISGIAKFHAGSVAACEKEPKYKEQYHKGIFNSSHPKEMKRFFIGGMKGLASVMKNWTDVDQQYADKMMSVAEVSYDRASDSTILDDNEFHVINHGDYWVNNMLFRYDNEGKVIDHILVDFQLCLYGSPAIDLSYFFNTSPSEEVLQKYYDKLINEYLTILSATMKKIGCKTSPPTLADLKKSLNQKEIYGFVAACTILPIVLVDKADAQNLEEILGDDESPFNNKAYMNPAYERAICRRLPNWNRLGLLDA